From the Bacilli bacterium genome, one window contains:
- a CDS encoding AraC family transcriptional regulator — protein sequence MELITTGKIHYPGYRLMLSMHVFEKQMKSAPNGFYRISLVENGTGSAHVNGRSYSFSAPALFCFNHMDDVVLRTSDKGKIKTIFFQPTVMNEKFTLDAYFHQNKYTVTESQDLWCLKPFFPQSEHAGGIITVKSVYIAHISRLFAELGGLLRNQPDSNWPCRSRVCLFELLYFIRRLDMEDGAMVQPVPDEAANLLREVVNYLSVNYREKIRLDQLARQFHTNKTTLNQLFRKHLQQSVMGYLSSLRIQMACSMLHNTLLSTNEIMERVGYHDGAHFFRQFRSHTGLSPSRYRKANCWLK from the coding sequence TTGGAACTTATCACGACCGGTAAAATCCATTATCCCGGTTACCGATTGATGCTCTCGATGCATGTGTTTGAAAAGCAAATGAAGTCGGCTCCGAACGGGTTTTACCGCATTTCCCTGGTTGAAAACGGCACGGGATCGGCGCACGTAAACGGCCGCTCTTATTCCTTTTCGGCGCCGGCTTTATTTTGTTTTAACCATATGGACGATGTTGTTTTGCGGACTTCTGACAAAGGCAAAATCAAAACAATTTTTTTTCAACCGACCGTTATGAACGAGAAATTTACGCTGGACGCCTATTTCCACCAGAACAAGTATACGGTGACGGAATCGCAGGATTTATGGTGCTTGAAGCCCTTTTTTCCACAATCGGAGCATGCCGGCGGAATCATCACGGTCAAGTCGGTATATATCGCACATATCAGCCGCTTGTTTGCCGAACTTGGCGGTCTTCTCAGGAATCAGCCCGACAGCAATTGGCCTTGCCGCAGCAGGGTCTGTTTGTTTGAGTTGCTTTATTTTATCCGCCGCCTCGATATGGAGGATGGCGCGATGGTTCAACCTGTGCCGGATGAAGCGGCAAATCTGCTGCGGGAAGTCGTGAATTACCTGAGTGTAAACTACCGTGAGAAAATCCGCCTCGATCAGCTTGCCAGACAATTCCACACCAATAAAACGACCCTCAATCAATTATTCCGCAAACACTTGCAGCAATCGGTCATGGGCTACTTAAGCTCGCTGCGAATCCAAATGGCATGTTCCATGCTGCACAACACATTGCTTTCGACCAATGAAATTATGGAGCGAGTGGGCTATCATGACGGGGCGCATTTTTTCCGGCAATTTCGCAGCCACACCGGATTGTCCCCGTCTCGTTACCGCAAGGCAAACTGTTGGCTCAAGTAA
- a CDS encoding phospholipase, translating to MLAKSAKRIFMVAVLMAIAAGCTSKASVLTSVNPEPTATPSPSPAIEHVQELEFQGMPYLLSVPADYDAKADKKWPLIMFLHGYGMNEEYLRNLGIITAVDQLAQPFITITPITTKGFWQSDEDKLVGMLDEVAQHYRVDKSKMYLTGESMGGFETWDLPAAHPGIFAAIAPIENGGDVTLAPKLVDVPIWAFHNKLDTIISWETTEKMVNAVKDAGGKEVLFTIHDQTGHDGYTKTFHDPQFFEWLLKHSLKK from the coding sequence TTGTTGGCAAAAAGCGCGAAGCGGATCTTCATGGTCGCGGTCTTGATGGCAATTGCCGCCGGTTGCACTTCCAAGGCTTCCGTCTTAACAAGCGTAAATCCTGAGCCAACCGCAACACCTTCACCATCGCCGGCTATTGAACACGTGCAAGAGTTGGAATTTCAGGGGATGCCCTATTTGCTGTCGGTTCCGGCAGATTATGATGCAAAAGCGGATAAAAAGTGGCCGCTCATCATGTTTCTGCATGGCTACGGCATGAACGAAGAATACCTGAGGAATTTGGGCATCATTACGGCTGTGGATCAACTGGCGCAACCTTTTATTACGATCACCCCCATTACGACCAAAGGCTTCTGGCAATCGGATGAAGATAAGCTGGTCGGCATGCTCGACGAAGTTGCTCAACATTACCGCGTGGACAAATCCAAAATGTATTTGACCGGCGAAAGCATGGGCGGATTTGAAACCTGGGATTTGCCGGCCGCCCATCCGGGGATATTTGCCGCCATTGCGCCGATCGAAAACGGCGGGGATGTTACGTTGGCGCCGAAGTTGGTCGATGTACCGATTTGGGCGTTTCACAATAAGCTGGATACGATTATAAGCTGGGAGACAACCGAGAAAATGGTCAACGCGGTAAAAGACGCCGGAGGCAAAGAGGTGCTGTTTACCATTCATGATCAGACCGGGCACGACGGGTATACGAAGACGTTTCACGATCCGCAATTTTTCGAGTGGCTGCTCAAACATTCGCTAAAAAAATAA
- a CDS encoding glycosyltransferase yields the protein MQPNPKILILYANYGDGHMQVSKALADCFQKSGANAVLMVDLFAEAHPLMHAITRFAYLKSSVYSPRLYGWSYALTQNMRSDQSAAKWVNALGIRKLKEIISREKPDAVINTFPLMSMNELRKIARLRIPTYTVLTDFVLHRRWLHPHTDKFFVATEDLKERLLRENFPAERISVSGIPIRESFWQPIDNRACLERYGLAADKSVVLIMAGAYGVTQHFKMLAKTLLAFANIQIILVCGKNRALQKKLNASFADVPNVHVFGFVEAVHELMAVSSCMITKAGGVTFAEALAMRLPVVVFRPLPGQEKGNAQYFAAKGAALIATNLYELKEHVHRILADNSLKLQITQAMALLQRPLAAKAVVAEILRDLECGAKSNAVGKV from the coding sequence ATGCAGCCGAATCCAAAAATTCTGATCTTATATGCGAATTATGGCGACGGCCATATGCAAGTATCCAAAGCGCTTGCGGATTGTTTTCAGAAATCGGGCGCAAACGCCGTGCTGATGGTGGATCTGTTTGCGGAAGCGCATCCGCTGATGCATGCGATTACCCGGTTCGCTTATTTAAAAAGTTCCGTCTACAGCCCGCGGCTTTATGGGTGGAGTTACGCGCTGACGCAAAACATGCGCTCCGACCAATCCGCCGCCAAATGGGTGAATGCGCTGGGCATCCGAAAATTAAAGGAAATTATTAGCCGGGAAAAGCCGGACGCGGTAATCAACACATTTCCGCTCATGTCGATGAACGAACTGCGCAAAATCGCCAGATTGCGGATACCCACGTATACCGTTTTGACGGATTTTGTACTGCATCGCCGGTGGCTTCATCCGCATACGGACAAGTTCTTTGTGGCGACGGAAGACCTCAAGGAACGTTTGCTTAGAGAAAACTTCCCGGCGGAGCGCATCTCTGTCAGCGGCATTCCGATTCGGGAGAGTTTTTGGCAGCCGATCGACAACCGGGCTTGCTTGGAGCGTTACGGCCTTGCCGCCGACAAAAGCGTCGTTTTGATCATGGCGGGCGCTTACGGTGTGACCCAGCATTTTAAAATGTTGGCGAAGACTTTGTTGGCGTTTGCCAATATCCAGATTATCCTCGTTTGCGGAAAAAACCGGGCGTTGCAAAAAAAATTGAATGCCAGTTTCGCCGATGTGCCGAACGTTCATGTGTTCGGCTTTGTTGAAGCGGTGCACGAACTGATGGCGGTTTCGTCCTGCATGATTACAAAAGCGGGGGGAGTCACATTTGCCGAAGCGCTGGCGATGCGCTTGCCCGTCGTTGTGTTTCGCCCGCTGCCCGGCCAGGAAAAAGGCAATGCGCAATATTTCGCCGCCAAAGGCGCGGCGTTGATCGCCACCAATCTCTATGAACTGAAAGAGCATGTTCACAGGATTTTGGCAGACAACAGCTTGAAGTTGCAAATCACACAGGCGATGGCTTTGTTACAGCGGCCCCTTGCGGCGAAGGCGGTCGTTGCGGAGATTTTGCGCGATCTTGAATGCGGCGCAAAAAGCAATGCGGTGGGGAAAGTATAG
- a CDS encoding sensor histidine kinase encodes MKIIRRHLNTLRNQMLFGSLLVMTLILGGVAIVTFKSVSTLLKINAEKNIQQTAVQANGRLEAILEQIDTLTTEAATSTYVQQVLQEEANGATISISEQQKIPPEINIVQLYGSGVEAVYLYSYQGRSLYPFYGERLQNAVRADWINEAMQKKGSLVWFGNDRQHPDSIVAIRLIKLIDQNFMPGGFLLVRINRSAFSFPPDDPNKMLLVGVDGNEIATNIPDIGHSTVAYLLHSSQKTIRLNNQTYMIVRQHSSITRWTLFILTPISEITDGISMLRSAILIPAGAGFILFIFLSLLLSTIITKPILKLIRTMRTSSRNGVLQEVAAESSTVELHELQSTYNEMVENINNLIRLVYEKEILQSRTELKALQAQINPHFLFNTLEAFYRLLVEKEQPELAEYVITMSGLFRYTISRNNKEEWVSLGEELEHAEKYLSIMKMRLGDRLSWDIEYPFGLASCKIPKLIIQPIVENAIVHGVENRIGPGKVFISASVSESGDLLIRVQDDGAGMDAETLARIKRAGGSGDVVSSKRTGMGISNVRRRLQLYYGKKHFASGVSITSRKGEGTTVQLKIPLE; translated from the coding sequence ATGAAAATCATCCGCCGACATTTGAATACGCTGCGAAATCAGATGCTGTTCGGCTCTCTGCTGGTGATGACCCTGATTTTGGGCGGCGTGGCGATCGTCACGTTCAAATCGGTCTCCACTTTGCTGAAAATCAATGCCGAAAAAAACATCCAGCAGACAGCCGTTCAGGCAAACGGGCGTTTGGAAGCCATTTTGGAACAGATCGATACACTGACTACGGAAGCGGCTACAAGTACATATGTGCAACAAGTGCTGCAGGAAGAAGCGAATGGAGCGACGATTTCAATATCCGAACAGCAAAAAATACCTCCGGAAATAAACATTGTGCAATTATATGGCAGCGGCGTAGAAGCCGTTTATTTATATAGCTATCAGGGACGCAGCCTGTATCCGTTTTATGGCGAGCGGCTGCAGAATGCGGTGCGCGCCGACTGGATAAACGAGGCTATGCAAAAAAAAGGCAGTTTGGTATGGTTTGGAAACGATCGCCAACACCCTGATTCGATTGTGGCCATCCGGCTGATCAAACTGATTGACCAAAACTTTATGCCGGGCGGATTTTTGCTTGTCCGCATCAACCGCAGCGCTTTTAGCTTTCCCCCGGACGATCCCAATAAAATGCTTCTGGTCGGTGTTGACGGGAATGAAATCGCGACCAACATACCGGACATCGGACATTCGACCGTCGCCTATTTGCTGCATTCATCGCAAAAAACGATCCGTCTGAACAACCAAACCTATATGATCGTTCGCCAACATTCTTCCATTACCCGCTGGACATTGTTTATTCTGACTCCGATCAGCGAAATTACCGACGGCATTTCCATGCTGCGTTCGGCGATACTGATTCCGGCCGGCGCCGGCTTTATTCTATTTATATTTCTCTCGCTCTTGTTGTCGACGATCATTACCAAACCGATATTAAAGTTAATCAGAACAATGCGGACAAGTTCCCGCAACGGCGTTCTGCAAGAAGTTGCCGCGGAATCGTCGACGGTTGAATTGCATGAACTGCAAAGCACCTACAACGAAATGGTAGAGAATATCAATAATTTGATTCGCCTTGTATATGAAAAGGAAATTTTGCAGAGCCGCACGGAATTGAAAGCGCTGCAGGCGCAAATTAACCCGCATTTTCTGTTCAATACGCTGGAAGCCTTTTATCGCTTATTGGTCGAAAAGGAGCAGCCGGAGCTTGCGGAATACGTGATTACAATGTCGGGGTTGTTCCGGTACACGATCAGCAGAAACAATAAGGAGGAGTGGGTCAGCCTGGGCGAAGAACTGGAGCATGCGGAAAAATACTTGAGCATTATGAAAATGCGGCTGGGCGATCGTTTATCGTGGGATATCGAATACCCGTTTGGATTGGCGTCCTGCAAAATACCCAAACTGATCATTCAGCCCATTGTGGAAAACGCGATCGTTCATGGCGTGGAAAACCGGATTGGGCCGGGCAAGGTTTTCATCTCGGCAAGCGTTTCCGAAAGCGGAGATCTTCTGATTCGGGTGCAAGACGACGGAGCCGGCATGGACGCGGAGACCCTTGCCAGGATCAAACGGGCGGGCGGAAGCGGAGATGTCGTTTCTTCCAAAAGAACCGGGATGGGAATCAGCAACGTGCGGCGCAGGTTGCAGCTTTATTACGGCAAAAAACATTTTGCAAGCGGTGTTTCCATTACCAGCCGGAAAGGCGAGGGCACGACGGTGCAATTGAAAATTCCATTGGAGTAG
- a CDS encoding response regulator — MPLKNPSILLVEDEPMTREGLRKTLESWSAGRYLIHAFDNANDALGFTEKHAFDLLITDIRMPEISGLELVSRLAKKLNNDMPPVIILSGYAEFDYAMQAIRLGVVSYLLKPVSNAKLIEEVKKALLVNERRSRIGIMEKMFDSKLLDAGSNESDASDSIKAALEYIDRHLSEPFGMQDVADYVHLNASYFSVLFKDQMGITFSDYLTRRRLQRAKELLIQTRLPIAEIALNVGYHTAKYFNRIFKEYEGFSPGQYREKIKQDNGL, encoded by the coding sequence GTGCCGTTGAAAAATCCATCGATTCTCCTGGTTGAAGACGAGCCAATGACCCGGGAAGGGTTAAGAAAGACTTTGGAGTCCTGGAGCGCAGGCCGCTATTTGATTCATGCGTTCGACAACGCCAACGATGCGCTCGGCTTTACGGAAAAGCATGCGTTCGACTTGCTGATAACGGATATCCGGATGCCTGAAATAAGCGGGTTGGAACTTGTATCCAGACTGGCGAAAAAGTTGAATAACGATATGCCCCCGGTGATCATTTTGTCCGGATACGCCGAATTTGACTATGCCATGCAAGCGATCCGGCTGGGCGTCGTCAGTTATTTGCTCAAACCGGTGAGCAACGCAAAACTGATCGAAGAGGTAAAGAAGGCGCTGTTGGTCAACGAAAGGCGCAGCCGGATCGGCATCATGGAAAAAATGTTCGACTCCAAATTATTGGATGCCGGTTCCAACGAATCCGACGCCAGCGATTCGATCAAGGCCGCCCTGGAGTATATCGACCGCCATCTCTCCGAGCCTTTTGGCATGCAGGATGTGGCGGATTACGTGCATTTGAACGCCAGTTACTTCAGCGTGCTCTTTAAAGATCAGATGGGGATCACGTTCAGCGACTATCTGACCCGCAGGCGCCTGCAGCGGGCTAAAGAACTGCTGATTCAAACCAGGCTTCCGATTGCGGAAATCGCCCTTAACGTCGGGTATCACACGGCAAAATATTTTAACCGGATTTTCAAAGAATACGAGGGCTTCAGCCCCGGGCAGTACCGTGAAAAAATCAAACAGGACAACGGCTTATAG
- a CDS encoding extracellular solute-binding protein — protein sequence MIKRRILSVAFFICLALTAVGCAHRADMAEQAEMSEEIITLKLMSQWSQAGSPAQYNAANKIIKEFMAANPNVKIDVDVLETNQYKAKLKVLAASNKLPDVGFTWAAGFMEPYVKGNEFAPLDDLLKGTLKDKFVPGTTESFSYNGSTYALPVELNIVPIYYNKAIFAKYNLEVPRTYADFKHIIKTLADNGVTPITLGGKDGWTSSFWYMYLADRIGGSELMDRAVENKTFTEPALIQAAREAQSLVDMNAFTKGFNGLSNDEIKSQFTLGNSAMYAMGTWEVPNYTTNPDTPQQFKDNVGFFKFPIVAGGKGNIDDWVGGVGVGMFVSQNSRHLDAAKKFVDFFVQKWGENSVNAAGVIPATKVDTSKGNLPRMYIDLLTQLNKAHKVILYLDVQMRPVAAETHHNLVQALFGKGITPEQFAKKQEDALKAGT from the coding sequence ATGATCAAAAGAAGAATCCTCTCCGTCGCATTTTTCATTTGTCTTGCCTTGACGGCTGTCGGCTGCGCGCATCGTGCCGACATGGCCGAGCAAGCGGAAATGTCGGAAGAAATCATTACGCTCAAGTTGATGTCGCAATGGTCGCAGGCGGGAAGCCCGGCGCAATATAACGCCGCCAACAAGATCATTAAGGAATTCATGGCGGCCAACCCGAACGTCAAAATTGACGTTGATGTCCTGGAAACCAACCAATACAAGGCTAAATTGAAAGTGCTCGCCGCTTCCAATAAATTGCCCGACGTTGGCTTCACCTGGGCGGCCGGATTTATGGAACCGTATGTCAAAGGAAATGAATTCGCCCCGTTGGACGATTTGCTTAAAGGCACTTTAAAGGATAAATTCGTGCCGGGCACGACCGAATCTTTTTCGTACAACGGCAGCACGTATGCGCTTCCGGTCGAATTGAACATCGTTCCGATATACTACAATAAAGCCATTTTTGCCAAATACAATCTTGAAGTTCCGCGCACCTATGCGGATTTCAAGCATATTATCAAAACGCTCGCTGACAACGGCGTCACGCCGATCACACTGGGCGGAAAAGACGGCTGGACATCATCGTTTTGGTATATGTATCTTGCCGATCGCATCGGTGGCTCGGAGTTGATGGATCGTGCAGTCGAAAATAAAACTTTTACCGAACCGGCATTGATTCAAGCGGCAAGAGAAGCGCAAAGCCTGGTGGACATGAACGCGTTTACCAAAGGATTTAACGGCTTGTCCAACGATGAAATCAAATCCCAATTCACGTTGGGCAACTCCGCCATGTATGCGATGGGCACATGGGAAGTTCCGAACTACACGACCAATCCGGATACGCCGCAACAATTTAAAGACAACGTCGGCTTTTTCAAATTCCCGATCGTTGCCGGCGGAAAAGGCAACATTGACGACTGGGTCGGCGGCGTCGGCGTCGGCATGTTCGTCTCGCAAAATTCCAGACATCTGGATGCCGCCAAGAAATTCGTCGACTTTTTTGTGCAAAAATGGGGCGAAAATTCCGTCAACGCCGCCGGCGTGATACCGGCGACCAAAGTCGACACGAGCAAAGGCAATCTCCCGCGCATGTACATCGATTTGTTGACCCAATTAAACAAGGCGCACAAGGTCATCTTGTATCTGGATGTGCAAATGAGGCCGGTAGCCGCGGAAACCCACCATAATCTGGTGCAAGCTTTGTTCGGCAAAGGGATCACGCCGGAACAGTTCGCCAAAAAGCAGGAGGACGCCCTTAAGGCCGGAACATAA